From a single Elusimicrobiota bacterium genomic region:
- a CDS encoding thioredoxin family protein — MPHGGLAGVQRMNTILKLAVITALVYFGFQFFSRNRTSAGYSAVTPEDIKRTVSEARTAHKRILIEVGSDGCVWCGRLGRLMSEDRGLRMAAEGFVRLHADLRSSAQLLFSYGQVPGTPHFFVLEEDGTLLSSQETDSLESGQSYDRGKLLAFLDRWRSAGGGSVPVTSGIIVYGRDDCSLTQGFLRELDSAGAEYTYKRFDDEAARVEAMSRMLASGMDPFGAGLPVVCVDGRFFVRPSLEQVLALYHGPLSPGRAKPGAGRGPAAGAAPAAQEAAAEGLFDISGIVTGDSAMAIIGGEAYRVGDSVGGYKLQKIGKDYVSFADPQGQTVTQKLKAE, encoded by the coding sequence ATGCCCCACGGGGGCCTGGCAGGGGTGCAGCGCATGAACACGATCCTCAAGTTGGCGGTGATAACCGCCCTGGTCTACTTCGGTTTCCAGTTCTTCTCACGGAACAGGACCTCGGCTGGTTATTCCGCCGTGACCCCGGAAGATATAAAAAGAACGGTGAGCGAGGCCCGGACAGCGCATAAGCGCATCCTCATAGAGGTGGGGAGCGATGGCTGCGTCTGGTGCGGCAGGCTCGGCAGATTGATGTCGGAGGACCGGGGCCTGCGCATGGCTGCGGAGGGTTTTGTAAGGCTGCATGCCGACCTCCGGTCGAGCGCCCAGCTCCTGTTCTCTTACGGCCAAGTGCCGGGGACGCCGCATTTCTTCGTGCTCGAGGAGGACGGAACGCTGCTCTCTTCCCAGGAGACCGACAGCCTGGAATCCGGGCAGTCCTATGACCGCGGGAAACTGCTGGCTTTTCTTGACCGCTGGCGTTCCGCGGGCGGCGGTTCTGTTCCGGTCACCAGCGGCATAATCGTGTACGGGCGGGATGACTGCAGCCTTACCCAGGGCTTCCTCCGGGAGCTGGACAGCGCTGGCGCCGAGTATACGTACAAGAGATTCGACGATGAAGCCGCGCGTGTCGAGGCAATGTCCCGCATGCTGGCCTCCGGCATGGATCCCTTCGGGGCGGGATTGCCCGTGGTCTGCGTAGACGGAAGGTTCTTCGTGCGTCCTTCTCTGGAGCAGGTACTAGCCCTCTACCACGGCCCGCTGAGTCCCGGCCGGGCGAAGCCAGGGGCCGGCCGCGGCCCGGCCGCCGGCGCAGCGCCTGCGGCGCAGGAGGCGGCCGCGGAAGGGCTTTTCGATATTTCCGGCATAGTCACGGGCGACTCCGCCATGGCGATAATAGGCGGGGAAGCATACCGGGTCGGGGATTCCGTAGGCGGTTACAAGCTGCAGAAGATAGGGAAGGATTACGTCAGCTTCGCCGACCCGCAGGGCCAGACCGTCACCCAGAAGCTCAAGGCTGAATAG
- a CDS encoding tyrosine-type recombinase/integrase, which translates to MKLQDANRSFLARCVALNLAAGSVRWYRFILRDLAAFLESRGAPELGAVTPSLLREHLAHLREKGISAETVSRVYGAIRCAFRFWKGEGAIPTNPMELVERPRCERVLIRPFSPEQAGRLIEMPDVRTVEGLRDRAMLMLMLDSGLRISEVLSLEASRVEWSNCTATVMGKGRKERSVPFSEMTRQALQQYAEARAKGLVAAPQLFLGRTGKAVDRAKVRILIIRYGRQAGIEGVRLSPHTLRHTFAVLYIRNGGDSFSLQEILGHSTLEMTKRYVHLARRDVAEQHRKFSPMESLLRMSGSAAGAAGARAPGLG; encoded by the coding sequence ATGAAACTGCAAGACGCCAACCGTTCGTTCCTGGCCCGCTGCGTCGCCTTGAACCTGGCGGCGGGCAGCGTGAGGTGGTATCGCTTCATCCTGCGCGACCTGGCCGCGTTCCTGGAGAGCCGCGGCGCGCCGGAGCTGGGCGCGGTGACGCCGTCCCTTCTGCGCGAGCATCTGGCTCATCTGCGGGAGAAGGGGATATCCGCTGAGACGGTGTCTCGGGTCTACGGCGCCATCCGCTGCGCCTTCCGGTTCTGGAAGGGCGAGGGCGCCATCCCGACGAACCCGATGGAACTGGTGGAGAGGCCGCGCTGCGAGCGGGTGCTGATCCGCCCGTTCAGCCCGGAGCAGGCGGGCCGCCTCATCGAGATGCCGGATGTCCGGACCGTGGAGGGCCTGCGCGACCGCGCCATGCTGATGCTCATGCTGGATTCGGGCCTGCGCATCTCGGAGGTGCTTTCCCTGGAGGCGAGCCGGGTGGAGTGGAGCAACTGCACGGCGACCGTGATGGGCAAGGGGCGCAAGGAGCGTTCGGTGCCGTTCTCGGAGATGACCCGGCAGGCGCTGCAGCAGTACGCCGAGGCCAGAGCCAAGGGGCTGGTCGCGGCCCCGCAGCTTTTCCTGGGCCGGACCGGCAAGGCTGTGGACCGGGCGAAGGTGCGCATCCTGATCATCCGCTACGGCCGTCAGGCGGGGATCGAGGGGGTGCGTTTGTCGCCGCACACCTTGCGGCATACTTTCGCGGTGCTCTACATCCGCAACGGGGGGGATTCGTTCAGCCTGCAGGAGATCCTGGGGCATTCGACCTTGGAGATGACCAAGCGCTACGTGCATCTGGCCCGGCGCGACGTGGCGGAGCAGCATAGGAAGTTCTCGCCTATGGAGTCGCTGCTGCGGATGTCGGGGTCTGCTGCGGGCGCTGCGGGCGCGCGGGCTCCGGGCTTGGGCTGA